In Cygnus olor isolate bCygOlo1 chromosome 12, bCygOlo1.pri.v2, whole genome shotgun sequence, one DNA window encodes the following:
- the TAT gene encoding tyrosine aminotransferase: MDSYLIQVNGPGGHAPLLDVHLKTNGNSMSLGKVKGRKPRWAVRASEMSKKTFNPVRAIVDSMKVEPNPKKAMISLSLGDPTVFGNLPTNDEVTRAVKEVLDSGRYNGYAPSVGYQSCREAVAAYYNCPEAPLEAQDVILTSGCSQAIELALAVLANPGQNILVPRPGFSLYKTLALSMGIEVKLYNLLPEKSWEIDLKHLESLVDEKTACLIVNNPSNPCGSVFSKSHLQKILAVASRQCVPILADEIYGDMVFTDCKYEPIATLSTNVPILSCGGLAKRWLVPGWRMGWILIHDRRDIFGNEIRDGLLRLSQRILGPCTIVQGALERILHQTPPEFYHNTLSILKSNADLCYAALSAIPGLQPVRPAGAMYLMVEIEMEHFPEFENDVEFTERLISEQSVFCLPASCFEYPNFFRVVITVPEEMILEACSRIQEFCEMHYQGAEGAQDLECDK, translated from the exons ATGGACTCGTACCTGATCCAAGTGAACGGCCCTGGAGGTCATGCCCCTCTGCTGGATGTTCATCTCAAGACCAATGGAAACAGCATGTCACTGGGGAAGGTGAAGGGCCGGAAGCCAAGATGGGCTGTCAGGGCTTCTGAAATGTCAAAGAAGACTTTCAATCCTGTCCGAGCCATTGTAGACAGCATGAAGGTGGAGCCCAACCCAAAGAAAGCTATGATTTCCTTGTCTTTAG GAGACCCGACGGTCTTTGGAAATCTTCCCACAAATGATGAGGTCACGCGGGCTGTGAAAGAGGTTTTGGACTCAGGACGTTACAATGGCTATGCTCCATCTGTTG GCTACCAGTCCTGCCGGGAAGCAGTGGCTGCATATTACAACTGTCCAGAGGCACCACTGGAGGCCCAG GACGTCATCTTAACAAGTGGCTGCAGCCAGGCGATAGAGCTTGCCTTGGCAGTGCTGGCTAACCCAGGCCAGAACATCCTGGTGCCACGGCCTGGCTTCTCCCTCTACAAGACTCTGGCACTATCTATGGGAATTGAAGTTAAACTTTACAACCTCTTG CCAGAGAAGTCCTGGGAAATTGATTTGAAGCACTTGGAGTCCCTGGTGGATGAGAAAACAGCTTGCCTGATTGTGAACAACCCATCAAACCCCTGTGGTTCTGTGTTCAGCAAGAGCCACCTCCAGAAGATCCTGGCAG TGGCATCAAGACAGTGTGTTCCCATCCTTGCTGATGAAATCTATGGAGACATG GTGTTTACTGACTGCAAATATGAACCCATTGCAACTCTCAGCACCAATGTGCCCATCTTGTCCTGTGGTGGCTTGGCAAAGCGATGGCTTGTCCCTGGCTGGCGGATGGGCTGGATCCTAATCCATGACAGGAGAGACATCTTCGGTAATGAG ATCAGGGATGGCCTTCTTAGACTGAGTCAGAGGATCCTAGGACCATGTACAATTGTCCAAGGAGCACTGGAGCGTATCTTGCACCAGACGCCCCCTGAGTTCTACCACAACACCCTCAGCATCCTCAAG tccAATGCTGACCTTTGTTATGCTGCCCTATCAGCTATCCCAGGCCTGCAGCCTGTCCGGCCTGCTGGAGCCATGTACCTCATG GTTGAAATTGAGATGGAGCATTTCCCTGAGTTTGAAAATGATGTGGAGTTCACTGAGCGGCTCATCTCGGAGCAGTCTGTGTTCTGCCTGCCGGCCTCA TGCTTTGAGTACCCAAATTTCTTCCGTGTGGTGATCACTGTACCTGAGgagatgatcttggaggcctgCAGTCGCATCCAGGAGTTCTGCGAGATGCACTACCAGGGTGCTGAGGGGGCCCAGGATTTGGAGTGTGACAAGTAG
- the MARVELD3 gene encoding MARVEL domain-containing protein 3: MAERSGARVPRAGGTGAGGRAVSGAGPQGPPGSCAAAPGPLECRRCRYLCTARACCQGVGALLAALVLVCSSVSYGSTGGYTGVASLGGIYYYQYGGAYSGFSGADGEKAQQLDQRFHLLKLPIARAAMAMGGSLMVFSCLLILFGVLQLPWHFPAWLLLECTLDAVVAIGLVPALYYFFHHLLEVYNSSVCKEREQLYQSKGYQGFRCSLHGAEIAAGLLGCIAVMAYLLSAGLAVKGYRTVCKLKQKPVQVYEL, from the exons ATGGCGGAGAGGAGCGGCGCTCGCGTCCCGCGGGCGGGAGGCaccggggcgggcgggcg CGCCGTGTCCGGAGCGGGGCCGCAGGGTCCGCCGGGGAGCTGCGCCGCTGCGCCGGGGCCGCTGGAGTGCCGCCGCTGCCGCTACCTGTGCACGGCCAggg CCTGCTGCCAGGGGGTGGGAGCGCTGCTCGCCGCGCTGGTCCTGGTCTGCAGCTCCGTGTCCTACGGCTCGACGGGAGGCTACACGGGCGTCGCCAGCCTGGGGGGCATCTACTACTACCAGTACGGCGGGGCGTACAGCGGCTTCAGCGGAGCAGATGGGGAGAAGGCCCAGCAGCTTGACCAGCGTTTCCACCTCCTCAAGCTGCCAATTGCAAGGGCAGCAATGGCCATGGGAGGGTCTTTAATGGTCTTCTCCTGCCTTCTCATTTTGTTTGGTGTCTTACAGCTACCGTGGCATTTTCCAGCATGGCTCCTACTTGAATGCACCCTGGACGCAGTGGTAGCCATTGGCTTGGTGCCTGCTCTGTACTATTTCTTCCATCATCTGCTGGAGGTTTATAATTCATCGGTGTGCAAAGAGAGAGAGCAGCTTTACCAAAGCAAAGGCTATCAGGGCTTTCGGTGCAGCCTACATGGGGCAGAGATTGCTGCTGGCCTCCTAGGCTGCATAGCTGTCATGGCCTACCTGCTTAGTGCTGGCCTGGCTGTCAAGGGGTACAGAACAGTTtgcaaactgaaacagaagccAGTACAAGTCTATGAGCTTTAG